The Juglans regia cultivar Chandler chromosome 6, Walnut 2.0, whole genome shotgun sequence genome contains the following window.
TTCAGAGAAGGTAATAGGGGCTGCTATGGGTGTGAGAGAAAAACCAccagagaaaaagaaaggggagagagagggaggaagaaagggagaaaGTGGGACCAGCTTTGTCCGACGATTGCGTCCCGACTCCCCACAACTAaatgtatatagaatttttctaatttttatagtggacctcactctttttcaaaaagagtacgCAACGCTTATACAACCATGATTGCATATAACATACTctcttttactcttttttaattgtggatcttacttattttcaaaagaaatgcgCAGAAGTTTCACATCTtaaaactgtatataacattactttatatataattgcataGCAGATGTCACAGACATCTAATGATAATAGACAATATATCTAtagaatattcaatatataagtGTCTTTTTGTTGAATATTCCTtgatgtacaaaataatatcacaTGCACCTCccgtacctatatatatataaattctattcatcatccatacaaaCCACAcaccataattatttttatttatttttctcttaccaaatgtatagtgtatggatgataagtagaagaattcaattaagtGTGGTGTATAGGGATAATGAGTAGTAAAactcacacatatatatagctaattggGGCAAGGAATTGTATATTTCTTCTGTAACACCATTGACCTTCTCTTTGGCACTTTTTTTCGATCAAACCACTTATTTGGGTAacaaccaaatattaaaatacatttttttttttttaaacttttatatgtAAAGATTACGGGTATGTTTGGAAATACAACTGTTCTCAAATATTCACAAACTACTTTACTAGTATTCGCAAATagtttactactattcacaaattatctgaGATACTCTTGCAAATATTTTCGTCTAAAAAATCCGAAtatattgtatttaaaaatgaagtacTAAGAGCTCGTTCGGCAACATACCTATTCTAAACACTACAatagatttgagattttgtgtTGGTTTAGAATTTGTGACAATCGAGAAACCGTCACCAATATAACATTTAGTGACCGTCTAGTCAAACCTTCACTAAGGCTGATAAATAAATTgaccaatgttcgaacattaaatgTTATACATCCGCGCTTTAACAATATGCTATCGTTTTTAAGATTAGTACATTTGAATGTAAATCATTATAAGTGCGAATGTTTAATCAAATGTTAAAAGACATATGTGCGAATGCACtgttctaaaattaaatttatattatctaGATtaattacattcgaatgttactATATTCATGAGAATGTTACTACTATATAGTTCAAACATAATGTTTTATCGTGCGAACGTTATACACTAATGTTTTATCGTGCGAACGTTATGAACGTATGTGTGTATGGTTCAAACGTTTATATATTGGAATTTAAATTTGCAAATTTAAATATCCAGATCAAAAgaaataacataatattaaacacgaaagataacaaaaaatacataaatacgAAATATATTAACTGATATTATTCTTTACAGAGAGATaacaaaaaacacatgaaatgataaaacaaaagtaaaaatggATCTCAAAGCTACGGGTACACGTTGTTTAAATATGTATGAATTTTGTCTGACAACGTGTTGACCTTTTTGTTTAGGATATCTAAACGATGGCCAATTGAGGATATAGTACCTTTACTGATGTCTGAAGAGACCCAATATGTCGATCGATGTGTGCAGAATATTCAACACAATTGCATTGATTCAAGCAGAGTGCGCATCCCCTGTATATCCACACATCGACTCCCTACTAGTACTTCCGCTATGGGGAGCGACATTAGCCCCAACCTAGGTTGGTGACAGAAGATCTGATGGAGACCCAACCTCACGTCGAGCACACCCCTTCACATGTCCAAGGCTCTACCGATGTGAGGTCATGTCGAACGGGCTTATTTGCTCTGCCAACCACTCCTCAACTCGAGGTGCTACTCCCCATTACAATAGCAATCTAGTAATGATCACCCCTATATGAAAGATTTTATGTGGAGATGACGCTTGCCTTATAATGGATCCTCGCAAATATCTGCAATGGCAAGTCAATAGGTCTCCACGTGCCAAACGTAGAAGAAACTGCACACGAGTCCTACTGAAGGTGGCCTCCTATGCCATAAGATCTACGTTTGTTGCAAGTAAGAGTTGCAACATCTGTAGCAGCGTGTTCTAGTGGAAGGAGTTTTTCATCTCAAATAGGGTGCAATACGTCCCCATGAGAGTCGAAAGGTCCTTATCGCAGTCATCATCCTGAGGCTAAGTCCCATTGCCATATGAAGAGTCTACATCTATGCCCGTTAGATCGACCTCGATAGGTGCTCAGCCTGGTCCAATGTAGCGAACGACTCGGATACTCAAGGGATCTTGAGTCGGTTGGCGAAGACGTCCCCCGATACCTAGAATTGAACACCCCATACATATATGGTATGAGTATTTGCATCCTATGGCATGTCTTGCATCTGCATGTAAAACTTGCGGACCATGAATGGGTAGatcttccccctcaatgtgcataTGCTGGTCCACATTTTGGTGATTAAGAGGGACTTTAAACTCCTCCCTTCCCAAGTCAAGCAGtcaaattttttgattttgatttcgtGTTAGACCATTACTATTCAAACACCAACGTGTGTGGGATTCCTTCCCTACCTCGTTTTCGTGTTGTGAACTGATGAGACATATCCtgcaaaaacataaaacaaaaataaatgattgaACTTATATCATGCTAAATACATTTGAACGTATgttcgaattattttattttaaagttcaaatgtataggaatacattcgaacatatacatatacgttcgaacatgacaCACTAACGTTCGAATTTCAAGGTTATATGCGAACGTGAAAAATAACAATTGAACGAAATGCAAAATATTCAATCGAACATACATCACTATTCAAACGTTAATAGTGTTACAATTTCAAggtatagtattatatattatagtatagtctAATATATGTAATACAATAATATGTTATTGTAtggtatagtactatatatagcgTTGAGGGTATGGCCTATTCCTAAAAGTCCCTCAAGTGTTACTTTAGCATGTAACATAATGACTGTTCGTATGGTATGAAATGGGAGTCTTGACGACACATTTAGCAGAAagtgaaattttttgttatgtttgaatggttatatgttaacgtttgaacgtacttAAACTCATATGCGACAAATTACCCTTTAAAAATagtcctttaaaaaaatctttgtaaTATGTGTTGCACATCCTAGAACGCTGTCATTCTGGTTATTTAAACATATTACAACGATAAAAGTTGCCGCAATGGGACAagcatatttaaaaacaaaaaaactaatgCCCTAGATAAGTTTGGGGCGTCCTTAGACCAAGGGGAGACTAAAAGTTTCCCCATATCGACTtgacaatgagaaagaaaaagagagatagaaagagagatcgagagatagatagagagagggagggaagtGGAAGAGAGGGTTAGAGGTTGTGATAGAGAGggcagagagagtgagagagcatgAGCAAGGAAAGATGTGAATAACTTTTTCAATTAGTGATTTTACTACTGGTGTTTTATGTTGTTTACTAAttattttgtgttgattttgaagGAGTGCTTGTTTGAGCGTCATGAATGGGTCTAGAGAGGAAAAGTTGGCTAGGTATATTTCttgaaatttatttgaaatttattttgacatttttttggaaatttgtTTATATGTGTTGATGGTAGTATGttagaaatgaaaaattagTTCAATGTGAATGTTGTTAGATCTAGTGGATGATGGTTTGTTGGAAACATGTTTGGGGTTTAGCAAAAATAAAGACTTCACCTAAACTTGTTGTTTGTTATGTGTGAATGGTGGTGTGTTAGaagtaaaaaattagtttaatgtGAATGTTGTTAGATCTGGTGGATGCTGGTTTGTTAGAAACATGTTTGGGGTTTAGCAAAAATAAAGACCTCACCTAAACTTGTTGTTTGTTATGTGTGAATGGGGGTGTGTTAGAAGTAAAAAGTTAGTTTAATGTGAATGTTGTTAGACTTTGTTCATGATGGCTTGTTAGAAACGTGTTTAAggtttcaaataaaacacaaaaaataacacaattttttcagactttaaaacaaaaataatagtcaaacaattttttaaatttataatatttttattcaactttttcttttatctttttcaaattttaataaaatattataactcaaattattttactactatttacaaaattctcatatcatcttgtCACGACGTTACCCAAGCATAACCCAACATGCATCATCCCACCAGCCCAAGTTGATGATCAAGTGGACCATTGACGTCTAGCTTGGGGAATTATACATGATAAATTAAAAGGTCTCAtaattttcatgaaaatttaggtctcatttgtttttaaaaataagataaaatgagttgaaattaaagttaaaaaattgaataaaatattattaaaatatattttttaatattattttgattttgaaatttaaaaatgttaaatattttattttagtttgtattgaaatttaataaaattataataattagatgagatagaatgaattaaaaaattttttaaaaattataataattagacgAGATCGATTACAAATTCTAGACCATATATGGCTCCACGCGCGTACGttgacatgcatgcatctgCATGATACGAGATTGGCATTAATTTGATGAATATCATTAGTCAACAATATATTAATCGATAGGAGTTTCGCAGCAATTCACAGAGAATATGCTGATGATCGATCAAGTTCCAATTAAAAAGATACAATAATATTCAACCCATTTTTAGTACCTTTTACCTATCATTCACACCACAACTGACTTTTCCTGCtgctgaaattgaaaaaattggcCCTATTTTGAGGTCAGGAAGGCCCAGGCTAGGCCGCGGTAGCTTTTAATTAGTAAGTACGTAGCTCAGAAAATCATGTCACGCGTATCATTCAACGTTGCAACGGAAATGTTTGGTCTCGAATTCGGatcaaaaaatatcttaaaagtatttttttaataattttaataattttttattttttaaaaaatatttaaaataattaaaaaatatatataaaaaaataaaaataaaattaactatttgataaaaataaaattaaaatcgtTTTGAATTACTTTTTCGATAATCCTAGCAGAACGACATATacagcctagctagctagggcagACGTCTGACTTTCATGTACGTGAGGACAACTTGGTTATTAATTAGTCACGAAGAAGAATGTAATATTTGTGAGCTTTCCTCGAAGCTTACTAAccttatttttcaagaaaaataatccCTGATCTAAAGATCAgtacaagaaaattaataaaacgtGGAAGACCAATATCTATATCAATCTAATTAGCTGCATGCACGCACGCGATTCATGATACCGTGTTGAACGCAATATGGTCGTCAATACTAAGAAGTTTTGATGTCGGACAAAATAGTAGTTATTCtacaatctaattttttaacagATAATTCATAAGAAAGAAGACAAGAGAATCGCttaaaaatacagagaaaatgcCTCTgatattcaattcaaaattatcaaaattcaagAATAGTTCTGTTAATCCACAAGCCGAGTTGTAATAGTTAAAAATTCACTGTATCAGAAATTTACTAAAAATAGCGAAATCTCAATAACCATgctaaaattaaatacataataaaaaaagtaatgatcTGTCAAAAATCTAGCCCAAATCGAATTCAGAATCACTTCCTaaacaataaatgaaatattaccataaaatgtaaaaaaataactaaaaatatgaatttagagGGAAAAACAGTGTAATTTGGCCTTTGATGCACACTAAGTGTAGCCGGTGCCCACAACGTGCGCATTGAAATGAGCTTTCTAAATTGGGGTCATATGCGCGATTCTGAAATCCGTAGCCAAAGTTATGACCAAAATATTGAAACGTGTCCAAAACCATCACAATCAAGGAAATATCACGATTTCCTGTCTTCTTTGAGCTGATCTGCCACCTCAAGTTATTTCAGCACAATCAATATACaatccaacaactcaacatCATCTGATTCAAATCCTCTTGCGtcaagtttatatattatatatatgtatatatatatatatatgccattgtatatatatagcatgcagAAAAAGGAGCCACAAAATCCCTTTTTGCATCCCTTATACTGTACGTACGCGGTCGACTATGAACTACTTTAGCTAACACAAATATGAAACCAAATATTGAAATTATGGATTTGATCATGATCTGTATGATCACatgagatagatagatataagATATTGGCCAATATATATACTTGTTTCCTGCAGATAACTTTCGCAATATGGACAAGATCAAATGATCTGGATTGAGACTCAATCGAGTTTTGTGGTTGTAATGCCATTTGGCTAGCTGACGTAGTACTACTTGTGCATGGGATCGATATTATTAATGCCGGAATATCAAGGTTGCGGCGTTTTCCATTTTCATGGTCATTAACTATATACATACAGAAGGATATTGCGCGCATGTGTGGGCGAGAACATTTACTTATTCTTTGTTTGCAGCattgaattttcattatttGGTGTATTAATAGCAATCATAATAAGATCAAGATTTTCATTGAGAAAAGTAGTTGAAAGTACATAATACATAtcgcgtatatatatatatatatatatatatatattgtagaaaATTAATAAGAACAACGTAAGTATGATGATCAGTACGTAGTAGTACACGTATGAAATGATCAATGATCAAGAAATAGTAAGAAACATCATGTTCTTGAATTCCTCGAAGTCAAGTTGGCCGTCCAAATTGGTGTCGTAAACATGAATCATAGCCCGGCAATCTCGGCCGCTGCTCTCGTCCCAAAGCCCCAGCCGTGACAACACGTCCTGCAGCTCCTCGCTGGAAATGAAGCCGTCGCCGTTTAAATCGAACACTTCGAATGCCTTGACAAGGTCGCTTTCTTTATCGGCCTCTTGATCGGCCACCAGATCAACTTCGCTAGTACTGCTGCTAATGTTAATATTGTTCTTCTCTGATATGGAATCGTAAAAGAACAAGAACTCGTTGAAGTCGAGGCTTGGTTTTCCCACGAGTGGTTGGAGCTCCTCTAGGCTGAATTTGACGCCAATTTTCTCGAGAAGCAAGTTGATTTCCTCCAGGCTCACGAGTCCATCTCCATTCTTGTCAATCTTTTCAAAAATCTGTTGTAAATCGTTGGTGTTGAGGGGAGACATGATGAAAAAGTCACCATATAAAAGAACACATGAATAAGCAGAACGACATATGCTTGCGCGCTGTTCGAGTAATTTTGTGGTTGCCTTCAATGTTGATGAAtacggtatatatatatatatattgtataatatttatagccCAGAAAAGTCCTGTTTTTGTCTTTCCATGGTACGGCGATCTACGTACGGAatgatatattttcaataaaaaacaaTGAATATATTGTGCTATTGGCCTTCGTACAAGGGGGGCGCGGTTGACGAAGGAAGTTATCAAGAAACTTCGTAGGAAGTGTTCGGAAAGACAACgatcattcaaata
Protein-coding sequences here:
- the LOC108983002 gene encoding probable calcium-binding protein CML44, with the protein product MSPLNTNDLQQIFEKIDKNGDGLVSLEEINLLLEKIGVKFSLEELQPLVGKPSLDFNEFLFFYDSISEKNNINISSSTSEVDLVADQEADKESDLVKAFEVFDLNGDGFISSEELQDVLSRLGLWDESSGRDCRAMIHVYDTNLDGQLDFEEFKNMMFLTIS